TGAACGGCGTCTACGCGGCGATCTTCATCGACGCGATCGTCGTGAAGATTCGGGACGGGCAGGTCGCCAACCGGCCCATCTACGCGGCCATCGGCGTGACCCTGGACGGTGATAAAGACATTCTCGGGTTGTGGGCCGGCACCGGCGGTGAGGGCGCCAAGTTCTGGATGTCTGTCTTGACCGACATCAAGAACCGTGGTGTCACCGACACGTTCTTCCTGGTCTGTGACGGGTTGAAAGGGCTCCCGGAAGTTGTCGGGAACGTGTGGCCGTTGACGACGGTGCAGACGTGCATCATCCACTTGATTCGCAACACGTTCAAGCTGTCCTCGAAGAACGATTGGGATGCGATGAAACGAGCGGTGAAACCGATCTACACCGCTCCGACCGTCGACGCCGCGCGGGCGGCGTTGGATGATCTGACCGAGATCTGGGGCAAGAAATACGGTGCGATCATCCGGTTATGGGAGTCGGCATGGGAAGAGTTCACCCCTTTCTTGTCCTACGACCCCGAGATCCGCCAGGTGATCTGCTCCACGAATGCGATCGAGTCGCTTAATGCCCGGTATCGGCGGGCGGTGCGTGCTCGAGGGCATTTCCCCACGGAGCAGGCCGCTCTAAAATGCTTGTATCTGGTCACTCGAAGTCTCGATCCCACCGGTGAGGGTCGAGCTCGTTGGACGATGCGTTGGAAGCCAGCTCTCAACGCCTTCGCCATCACCTTCCACGACCGCTGGCCGAACGCAGAATCCTACTAATGAAAAACGCCGGAAACACCGTTGACGAGACACTCCCCGCGTGTTTACGCGGCAGCACCTGCCCAAGCCGGGAGATCTCCTGAAGTAGCAACGGGCGATCAGGCGGAGCGAGCCTCCGCGATGAGGCGAGCGTAGGTGAGGCCACTGTCTTTGATCGTGCGCTCGAGGGTGTCATAGTCCACACGCACAATACCGAAGCGCTTGTCATAGCCGTAGGACCACTCGAAGTTGTCGAGTAACGACCAGAGGAAATAGCCGCGCACATCGGCCCCCTGCTCGATGGCCTCGGCAACGGATGCAATGTGGCTGAGAACGAAGGCGGTGCGCTCGGTGTCGTGTACCGCGCCATCCGCTGAGACGTCGTCGTCGTAGGCCGCACCGTTCTCCGTGATGTAGAGCGGCGGCAGCGTGGGGTACTCGGCAGTGAGGCGCACCAGCAGGTGGCGCAGGCCGTCGGGATTGACTTCCCAATCCATGCCCGTGCGCGGCAGGTCCCGGCGCGGGAACGTGAGGTGCTCCGAACCCACCCACGGGGAGCCGCTGGGGCGCAAGGCGCCACCCGAGTGGCTGTCGCCGACCGCGCTGTCCGGGTGACCACTCACGAGATCATCGTGATAGTGATTGACACCCAGAAAATCGATCGGAGCGGAGATGATGTCGAGGTCGCCGGGGAGTATTACGTCGCTGAGGCCACAGGGCTCGAGATCAACGAGAGTGTCAGCGGGGTAGGCGCCCAGCACGATCGGCTCAAGAAAGATGCGATTCGCAAGCGAGTCGAGCCGGCGGGCAGCGTCGATGTCCACCGGGTCGGCGGCGTCACGCGGGATGGCGTTGGTGAGGTTGAGCGTGATGCCGAGCTGCTGTGCACCGAGGGCGCGCAGGCTGTTCACCGCGAGGCCGTGCGCGAGATGCTGGTGATGCACGGCAGCGACCGCGGCTCGGGGTTCCTGCCGGCCGGGGGCGTGCACGCCGGACGCGTAGCCCAACAGGGACGAGCAGAACGGCTCATTGAAGGTTGTCCAGTGGGTGACGCGGTCGCCGAGCGCGGCGTAGACATCCGCTGCGTAATCGCGAAAGCGAAAGGCCGTGTCGCGGTTGGCCCAGCCGCCCGTCTCCTCGAGGGCCTGCGGCAGGTCCCAGTGGTACAGGGTAAGCCAGGGCAGGATGCCGGCCTCGAGCAGCTCGTCGACGAGACGCGAGTAGAAGTCGAGACCCTCCGGATTGACGGCGCGATCACCCGGCCGCACGCGTGCCCAACTCGTGGAGAACCGATATGAGTCGAGGCCGAGTTCACGCATAAGGCGCACGTCGGTGGGCATGCGGTGGTAGTGGTCGTCGGCAATCTCCAGGTTGTCGCCGCCGTGTACGGCGCCCGGGACCCGCGCGAAGGCGTCCCAGATGGAATCTTCCTTACCGCCCTCGTGGCCGGCTCCCTCTACCTGTGCGGCGGCCGTGGCCGATCCCCAGATAAAGCCCTTCGGCCACGTGGCCCCGGTGAGTGCGCTCTCATACATACGCATACGCTACCGCGTGGGCGCGCGTAGGCTCGCTGTGTGCCGAAGAATCACGAGCCCGACGGCGGCGCGCAACCGCCCCGCCGCACGGTGTTGTTCGTGGTTGCCGCCCTGGTGTGCATGTCGCTGGCCGCGGCATCCGTTGTGGTGGGAGTCGTGGCCGGTACGCCGAGAGAAGCGGATGCCGCAGCCACGTCCCCGAGTCCACTCGCGTTCCCGCCCACCCGGCGCCCGGTGCCTACTGCCGTGCCTGCGTCCACGCCGGTGCCGACCTTCAATCGGGCGGCGCGTGACCGTGATGATCCCGCCAGCCTGTGGGTGGTCGTGAACAAACAGCGACCGCTGCAGCCCGCCGACCACACGCCGGATGATCTCGTGACGGTTCCGGTGGCCCACACCTGGCAGCCGCAGCTGCGGCAGGAGGCATCCGTCGCCGTGATTGCCCTGTTCGCAGCCGCGCGCGACGAGGCCGGCCTCAGCCTTGCCTCCAACAGTGCCTACCGTGGTTTTGCCGCACAGACCCGGGTGTGCTCGGCCGCGGTGAGTGCCCGGGGAGTTGCGTCGGCCGATCAGGGTATTGCCAGGCCGGGAAGCAGCGAGCACCAGACGGGCCTCGCAATTGACATTGGCGCGGAGTCGGGACGGTGTTCCCTGAACGCGTGTTTCGCTGAAACCACGGAGGGACAGTGGCTGGCCCAGAATGCCGCGCGGTTCGGGTTTTTGCTGCGCTACCCCGCCGACAAAGTAGCGATAACCGGCTACGAGTTTGAGCCGTGGCACTTTCGCTACATCGGCCCGGAGCTGGCGGCGGAGATGCGCGTAAAGAGCACGACCACTCTCGAAGAATTCTTCGGTCTTCCGGCGGCGCCACGCTACCCCTAACGGGATCATCGATTCGAAAAAGTTCCCTGAAATTGCGCTGCGCCACGCCGCACTCAGGGAATTGCCAAGAACCCTGTGTTTGGGTGGGGGCACCCCGAAAGCAACACAGAATCGAATCCGTGCGCCCCGAATCCAGCCCAGAACACCGCGACCAGCGTCACAGCCGCCCCCGCGACCAGCTCGATCAGGGACCCCACAACACGCCGCGCAGCACTCCACGACACGGTGCCCCCGAGCAGATGTCTGTCGCCGACAGTGGGATCGCCCAGCTTGGCCGTGGCCCGCACAACGGCGCGGAAATGGGTGCCGACACGGCCGCCGGCACCGCTTCACCGCCCGTGCAGTACCTGACTCGACGCGAGGCTCTGGCTCAGTCGAGGCTCGCCATTGCCGCTCTGGAACCTGTGACGCCCGCTGCCGCTGAATCCAATGCTGTCGTCGTGCCCGCGATCCTCGTTGCTGGCACTGCCCTACCCGTCGTGCCCACGGTCGCGGCCGCCGAACATGCCGTCGCCGTCGCGGACGCAGAACCCGCCGCCGAACCGATCGCGCCCGTCGGCAACGCCGAACCAGTCGCCGCCGAACCAGTCGCCGCCGAACCGATCGCGTTCGCCGCGCCCGCTGCGGCTCCCGCCCCGGCCCTCAACGCGCAGGCCACCCTCATCGCCGCCACCGCGCCCGAGACACCCAGCCCGAATCTCCTACCCACATTCACCAGCCGCGCCGCACTGAAGAGCCACCTGGCCACGACCAAGCGTCGTGCGCGACGCCCGGCCGGCGCCATCCGCTCGAAGAGTCGCCGGCACGTCGTGCTCATCAGCGCCGTGGCCTTGGCCTGTGCCCCCATCGTCATTGCACTCGGGCTCGCCTACACGGGTAACTCAGCCGGAGCGTCGGGGAACGCCTCGCAAGCCGCCTCCGCGCCGACACCCTCGGCCAGCGTCGCCCCCGCCCCCGTCGTGGCGACCGAACCCACCGTCAGCAGCATGGTCTCCGCCGATTCCGTGACGCCGATCCCCGAAGACGGCTCGTCAACGGGTCCGGTCACCGGGGGCACCATGGTCACGCTCACCGGAGCCGACCTCGACACCGTCGCCACGGTCACCTTCGGGGCCAACGCGGGCACCGTCGTGGCCGCAACCGAGACCACCATCACGATTGAGACTCCGGCATCGACCGACTACGACCCCGGTGTCGTTCCGGTGGAGCTCCTCAACGCGGCCGGCACGGCACTCGTCGTCATGGCCGAGGCTCCCATGGCCACGCCTGCACCGGACGCCCGGTCTGCGCCCGCGCCCACGGCATCCGCTGTTCCGGAACCCTTGATGTTCAGCTACGTTCCCGACCCCCGCATTACGGCCCAAATGGCCTACGTGAACGCCCACTGGAACGATTACAACGGCGCCGAATATGGCGTCCTCAGGGGCAACGACTGCGTCAACTTCGCGAGCCAGTCGCTCATCAAGCGCGGCTGGACCATGGATGACGCCTGGTCCTTCGACCTGGCAACCAACAATTACAGCCTCCCGTGGGCCAGCTCCACCGCGTTCGACGCGTACCTGCTGGCTCACCCTGAGCGCGCGCTTCCCCTCACCGACGAGCAGCGCTCCGAGGTGAAAGTGGGCGATATTGTGCAGTTCGACTGGGATCGCTCGGGAGACCGCGACCACACCGGCATCGTCACGGCCGTCATCAAAACGGATGCCGGCGTGCAGGTTGAATACGCCGGTCACACCTTCAACACCATCAGTCAGTCCGTCGACGAGTCACTGGCGAACTCTGGTGGCACCGTCTCGTACTGGAGCATCAAGTAACCAGCCCCGCCCCAGGTCTGAATCTGCTGAGTGCGAGCGCGGGTGTTTCGCCCCAGAGGCGGTTTGTGGTTGTCTTGAGGTGAGACGTTCAAAACCGATCTCTTTACCCAAGAATTGAGGCACACGTGGCGTTTACCCGGTTGCAGAAGATCGGCGCGGCCGCAGCCGTAGCGGCGGTCGTCGCTGTGGGTGCCACCGCCCTCGTTGTGCAGGCCGCCACGCCCACCGAGGCCACGCCGGTTGCCACGTCCGCACCTGTTGAAACGGATGCCGCCCCTCGCGCCGCCCCCACGGCCACAGCCACCCCGGAACCTGTCGCAGCCTCCAACGCCACGGCATCAAGCCCCGCGGTTCAGGCGCAGCTCGACTACACCCTCGCGCACTGGAGCAGCTACAACGCGGCGGACTACGGTGTGCTCGGTGAGAACGACTGCGTGAACTTCGCCAGCCAAGCACTCATCGTGCGGGGCTGGCAGATGGATGCCACCTGGAACAGTCCCCTCAACGGCGACGCGTATGCGTCCTCGGCCGCCTGGCGTAGCTCGACCGCC
This sequence is a window from Cryobacterium sp. CG_9.6. Protein-coding genes within it:
- a CDS encoding IS256 family transposase gives rise to the protein MMTTLDAVTKKTKSEPTREAVAAKEWVRLAKEQGLALDGPEGLLGQFTKTFLETALNEEMTEHLGHEKNRAPDERDESNVRNGTRRKTVISPSTGPVTIQVPRDRDATFTPVIVPKRQRRLTGVDEIVLSLYARGLTTGEISAHFNQIYGAQVSKETISRITDKVIEEMQTWQSRPLNGVYAAIFIDAIVVKIRDGQVANRPIYAAIGVTLDGDKDILGLWAGTGGEGAKFWMSVLTDIKNRGVTDTFFLVCDGLKGLPEVVGNVWPLTTVQTCIIHLIRNTFKLSSKNDWDAMKRAVKPIYTAPTVDAARAALDDLTEIWGKKYGAIIRLWESAWEEFTPFLSYDPEIRQVICSTNAIESLNARYRRAVRARGHFPTEQAALKCLYLVTRSLDPTGEGRARWTMRWKPALNAFAITFHDRWPNAESY
- a CDS encoding GH1 family beta-glucosidase, encoding MYESALTGATWPKGFIWGSATAAAQVEGAGHEGGKEDSIWDAFARVPGAVHGGDNLEIADDHYHRMPTDVRLMRELGLDSYRFSTSWARVRPGDRAVNPEGLDFYSRLVDELLEAGILPWLTLYHWDLPQALEETGGWANRDTAFRFRDYAADVYAALGDRVTHWTTFNEPFCSSLLGYASGVHAPGRQEPRAAVAAVHHQHLAHGLAVNSLRALGAQQLGITLNLTNAIPRDAADPVDIDAARRLDSLANRIFLEPIVLGAYPADTLVDLEPCGLSDVILPGDLDIISAPIDFLGVNHYHDDLVSGHPDSAVGDSHSGGALRPSGSPWVGSEHLTFPRRDLPRTGMDWEVNPDGLRHLLVRLTAEYPTLPPLYITENGAAYDDDVSADGAVHDTERTAFVLSHIASVAEAIEQGADVRGYFLWSLLDNFEWSYGYDKRFGIVRVDYDTLERTIKDSGLTYARLIAEARSA
- a CDS encoding M15 family metallopeptidase, which translates into the protein MPKNHEPDGGAQPPRRTVLFVVAALVCMSLAAASVVVGVVAGTPREADAAATSPSPLAFPPTRRPVPTAVPASTPVPTFNRAARDRDDPASLWVVVNKQRPLQPADHTPDDLVTVPVAHTWQPQLRQEASVAVIALFAAARDEAGLSLASNSAYRGFAAQTRVCSAAVSARGVASADQGIARPGSSEHQTGLAIDIGAESGRCSLNACFAETTEGQWLAQNAARFGFLLRYPADKVAITGYEFEPWHFRYIGPELAAEMRVKSTTTLEEFFGLPAAPRYP
- a CDS encoding amidase domain-containing protein, with the protein product MRPESSPEHRDQRHSRPRDQLDQGPHNTPRSTPRHGAPEQMSVADSGIAQLGRGPHNGAEMGADTAAGTASPPVQYLTRREALAQSRLAIAALEPVTPAAAESNAVVVPAILVAGTALPVVPTVAAAEHAVAVADAEPAAEPIAPVGNAEPVAAEPVAAEPIAFAAPAAAPAPALNAQATLIAATAPETPSPNLLPTFTSRAALKSHLATTKRRARRPAGAIRSKSRRHVVLISAVALACAPIVIALGLAYTGNSAGASGNASQAASAPTPSASVAPAPVVATEPTVSSMVSADSVTPIPEDGSSTGPVTGGTMVTLTGADLDTVATVTFGANAGTVVAATETTITIETPASTDYDPGVVPVELLNAAGTALVVMAEAPMATPAPDARSAPAPTASAVPEPLMFSYVPDPRITAQMAYVNAHWNDYNGAEYGVLRGNDCVNFASQSLIKRGWTMDDAWSFDLATNNYSLPWASSTAFDAYLLAHPERALPLTDEQRSEVKVGDIVQFDWDRSGDRDHTGIVTAVIKTDAGVQVEYAGHTFNTISQSVDESLANSGGTVSYWSIK
- a CDS encoding amidase domain-containing protein — protein: MAFTRLQKIGAAAAVAAVVAVGATALVVQAATPTEATPVATSAPVETDAAPRAAPTATATPEPVAASNATASSPAVQAQLDYTLAHWSSYNAADYGVLGENDCVNFASQALIVRGWQMDATWNSPLNGDAYASSAAWRSSTALMNYIADTGKATALTDDQRDQVKLGDIVQFDWDNSGDRDHTGVVSRIEGSGDNIVIYYAGHTEDTDYRSVDFAITERHPGGTAYYWSIP